The Halorussus gelatinilyticus genome contains the following window.
CGGAGCTGACCCGTGCCGAGGGCCAGCGCGGACGCACCGACCACGGTCCTCTCGTGGAGCGGCGGTAAGGACGCCAGCTACGCGCTCTGGCAGCTACGGAACGCGGGCGAACGCGTCACGGAACTCCTGACCACCGTCTCGGCGGCGACCGACCGGTCGAGTATGCACGGCGTCCGACGCGGCCTCTACGAGCGGCAGGCCGCCGCGGTCGGACTGCCGATACGTTTCGTGGAACTCCCATCGGACGCCGACAACGACGAGTACGAGGAACGGATGGCCGAGGTCACGGCCGAGTACGAGAACCGCGGCGTCGAGCGAATCGCCTTCGCCGACCTCTACCTCGAAGACGTGCGGGCCTACCGCGAGGCGCGCTTCGCGGACACCGACCTCTCGGGCCACTGGCCGATCTGGGGCCGAGACACCGAGACGGTCGCCCGCGAGTTCGCCGAACAGTTCGCGGCCACCGTAGTCGCGGTGGACGACGACGCGCTCGACGCCTCGTTCGCCGGTCGCCGGTTCGACACCGACTTCCTCGCCGACCTGC
Protein-coding sequences here:
- a CDS encoding adenine nucleotide alpha hydrolase, with translation MPRASADAPTTVLSWSGGKDASYALWQLRNAGERVTELLTTVSAATDRSSMHGVRRGLYERQAAAVGLPIRFVELPSDADNDEYEERMAEVTAEYENRGVERIAFADLYLEDVRAYREARFADTDLSGHWPIWGRDTETVAREFAEQFAATVVAVDDDALDASFAGRRFDTDFLADLPDGVDPCGENGEFHTFVHDGPIFDRPVSVETGERVTREVGEETTVHYCDLLAAD